One genomic segment of Amycolatopsis sp. WQ 127309 includes these proteins:
- a CDS encoding STAS domain-containing protein codes for MKPNVFDFPRPRRPLPESAPASPPVPGNRGDRDGHSVIHAVFTASGGGEPPVPRYHDLAITVERSGWTLVVAVVGEVDLSTAPMLRHALDEALARTPRRIVVDLSFVRFLNTAGLEVLLDAHHRAGPATDLRLVSTTRATWRPLELTRMHERLVVHASRAAAIAAPR; via the coding sequence GTGAAACCCAACGTCTTCGACTTCCCCCGCCCCCGCCGTCCGCTGCCGGAATCCGCACCGGCGTCGCCGCCGGTCCCCGGAAACCGTGGCGACCGTGACGGACACAGTGTCATCCACGCGGTCTTCACCGCCTCCGGTGGCGGTGAGCCGCCGGTGCCGCGTTACCACGACCTGGCGATCACCGTGGAGCGGTCCGGCTGGACGCTGGTCGTCGCCGTGGTCGGCGAAGTCGACCTCAGCACCGCGCCCATGCTCCGGCACGCCCTCGACGAGGCCCTCGCCCGGACACCGCGGCGGATCGTCGTGGACCTGTCCTTCGTCCGGTTCCTGAACACCGCCGGGCTGGAGGTGCTGCTCGACGCGCACCACCGGGCCGGACCGGCCACCGACCTGCGGCTGGTCTCGACGACCCGCGCGACGTGGCGGCCCTTGGAGCTCACCAGGATGCACGAACGCCTGGTCGTCCACGCGTCCCGGGCCGCGGCGATCGCGGCGCCGCGATGA
- a CDS encoding GAF and ANTAR domain-containing protein: protein MAEVEVLRAGVLAALREHGSGSGVDVVGRVCRACVRLLPVDGAAVSVTVDAGHREVVYASDAVSAALAELQFSLGEGPCFEAYAVGGPVLVPDLAAGLPPAWPTFAAEAGTHPVAALFTFPVQIGAVRVATLDTYRTTPGSLLPGELSTALQVADVAALALSGLQAGGDRWLDGDGRWMAGAGMRHREVHQATGMLIAYFDLPASAALARLRSYAFGHGRPLLDVTADVVTGRLGLDGEFR, encoded by the coding sequence GTGGCTGAGGTCGAGGTGCTGCGCGCCGGAGTGCTGGCCGCGTTGCGCGAGCACGGCAGCGGTTCCGGGGTCGACGTCGTCGGCCGGGTGTGCCGGGCCTGCGTGCGGCTGCTGCCGGTGGACGGCGCCGCCGTGTCGGTGACCGTCGACGCCGGGCACCGGGAAGTCGTCTACGCCAGTGACGCCGTGAGCGCCGCGTTGGCGGAACTGCAGTTCTCCCTCGGCGAGGGGCCGTGTTTCGAGGCGTACGCCGTCGGCGGGCCGGTCCTGGTGCCGGATCTCGCGGCCGGGCTGCCGCCCGCGTGGCCGACGTTCGCCGCCGAGGCCGGCACGCACCCGGTGGCCGCGCTGTTCACCTTCCCGGTGCAGATCGGGGCCGTCCGGGTGGCGACCCTCGACACCTACCGCACGACCCCGGGTTCCCTGCTGCCCGGCGAACTGTCGACGGCCCTGCAGGTCGCCGACGTCGCCGCGCTCGCCCTGTCCGGGCTGCAGGCCGGTGGCGACCGCTGGCTCGACGGGGACGGCCGGTGGATGGCGGGGGCGGGGATGCGCCACCGGGAGGTGCACCAGGCCACCGGCATGCTCATCGCGTACTTCGACCTGCCCGCTTCCGCGGCGCTGGCCCGGCTGCGGTCCTACGCGTTCGGGCACGGCCGGCCCCTGCTCGACGTCACCGCCGACGTCGTGACCGGGCGGCTGGGATTGGACGGGGAGTTCCGGTGA
- a CDS encoding GAF and ANTAR domain-containing protein produces the protein MPDRERQVIRAFVALADTLVDDYDVADLLHTMVVECVDLLDITAAGLTLVDERGGLQVLASSTEQARLLELFQLNIDEGPCVDCFTGSAPVLVADIAAQAARWPRFAAEAAREGFASVHALPLRLRKHTIGALNLFGPQPGELSADDVALAQGMADTATIGILHERALRQGEILSEQLQTALNSRVIIEQAKGVLAISGQLGMDAAFAALRGYARRNNRRLSDVARALADHDLDPRLVLAPAKADHRR, from the coding sequence ATGCCCGACCGTGAACGGCAGGTGATCCGGGCGTTCGTCGCGCTGGCCGACACGCTGGTCGACGACTACGACGTCGCGGATCTGCTGCACACGATGGTGGTGGAATGCGTGGATCTGCTCGACATCACGGCCGCGGGGCTGACGCTCGTGGACGAGCGCGGTGGCCTGCAGGTGCTCGCGTCGTCCACCGAGCAGGCGCGCCTGCTCGAACTGTTCCAGCTCAACATCGACGAAGGACCGTGCGTCGACTGCTTCACCGGCAGCGCACCGGTGCTGGTGGCCGACATCGCCGCGCAGGCGGCGCGCTGGCCGCGGTTCGCGGCAGAAGCGGCCCGGGAGGGCTTCGCGTCGGTGCACGCGCTGCCCCTGCGGCTGCGCAAGCACACGATCGGGGCGCTGAACCTCTTCGGGCCCCAGCCGGGCGAGCTGTCGGCGGACGACGTGGCGCTGGCGCAGGGGATGGCCGACACCGCGACCATCGGCATCCTGCACGAACGCGCCCTGCGCCAGGGCGAGATCCTGTCCGAGCAGCTGCAGACCGCGTTGAACAGCCGGGTGATCATCGAACAGGCGAAAGGGGTGCTCGCCATCAGCGGGCAGCTGGGCATGGACGCGGCGTTCGCGGCCCTGCGCGGTTACGCCCGCCGCAACAACCGCCGGCTCAGCGACGTCGCCCGGGCTTTGGCCGACCACGACCTCGACCCGCGGCTCGTGCTGGCCCCGGCGAAGGCTGATCATCGTCGCTGA
- a CDS encoding phosphoribosyltransferase, which yields MRFRDRREAGERLALLLRPLRGHPAVVLGLSAGGLVVGGEIADVLGAPLDILLTRRIEYDGPPATTLGAVGEGGLLVSDHDAIKRFDVTADELTRLAGGARSELARQVAVYRHTVAPAPIAGRTVVLADDGAATGTTAHTAIRVLRARQAGRIVLAVPVAPARVLDRLAREVDQVVCLRTPAWVHAVRNSYRKFGAVAETEALELLHREPRLPTEVPR from the coding sequence ATGCGGTTCCGTGATCGCCGGGAAGCCGGCGAGCGACTGGCTCTCCTGCTGCGCCCGCTGCGCGGGCACCCGGCCGTGGTCCTCGGCCTGTCCGCGGGCGGGCTGGTGGTCGGCGGCGAGATCGCCGACGTCCTCGGCGCGCCCCTGGACATCCTGCTGACGCGCCGGATCGAGTACGACGGCCCCCCGGCGACCACCCTCGGCGCGGTCGGCGAAGGCGGCCTGCTCGTCTCGGACCACGACGCCATCAAACGGTTCGACGTCACCGCCGACGAGCTGACCCGCCTGGCCGGCGGCGCGCGGTCCGAGCTGGCCCGGCAGGTCGCCGTCTACCGCCACACCGTGGCCCCGGCCCCGATCGCCGGCCGCACGGTCGTCCTCGCCGACGACGGCGCCGCCACCGGCACGACCGCCCACACGGCGATCCGCGTCCTGCGCGCCCGCCAGGCCGGCCGCATCGTGCTGGCCGTCCCGGTCGCCCCGGCCCGCGTCCTCGACCGGCTCGCCCGCGAGGTGGACCAGGTGGTCTGCCTCCGGACGCCGGCGTGGGTGCACGCGGTGCGCAACAGCTACCGGAAGTTCGGCGCGGTGGCCGAGACGGAGGCGCTGGAGCTGCTGCACCGCGAACCGCGGCTGCCGACGGAAGTCCCACGCTGA
- a CDS encoding GNAT family N-acetyltransferase, which produces MTTATPPARALLPDGEIAWVRKLEAADTAAVLALRARLADRDRHLRFFGLGATGLTGLAAQLSRNAGVGHTAMGCFLHSRLAGVARYDILADSAEAAVVLVVDGGARALGVATLLLEQLVVAAEHEGVRALVVDVGAENAKLLGVFAALGIPCRPGTPVTETEPAG; this is translated from the coding sequence ATGACCACCGCGACCCCACCGGCGCGCGCCCTGCTCCCCGACGGCGAGATCGCCTGGGTGCGCAAGCTGGAAGCCGCCGACACCGCGGCCGTCCTCGCGCTGCGGGCCCGGCTCGCCGACCGCGACCGGCACCTCCGGTTCTTCGGCCTCGGCGCGACCGGGCTGACCGGCCTCGCGGCGCAGCTGTCCCGCAACGCCGGGGTCGGGCACACCGCGATGGGCTGCTTCCTGCACTCCCGGCTGGCCGGCGTCGCCCGCTACGACATCCTGGCCGACTCCGCCGAGGCGGCGGTCGTCCTGGTCGTCGACGGCGGCGCGCGGGCGCTCGGCGTGGCGACCCTGCTGCTCGAACAGCTCGTCGTCGCGGCGGAGCACGAAGGCGTCCGCGCCCTCGTCGTCGACGTCGGCGCGGAGAACGCGAAGCTGCTCGGCGTCTTCGCGGCCCTGGGCATCCCGTGCCGGCCCGGTACTCCGGTCACGGAGACCGAGCCGGCCGGCTGA
- a CDS encoding BON domain-containing protein, with product MTQIQHRPDHQLKTAVTDELAWTPSVNAEEIGVAVTDGVATLSGHVGTYPEKEEALRAATRVHGVTTTADKIQVRHGTDIPEDADLAREAMIVFDRRTVVVPKESVQVEVRDQVITLRGSVDWQYQREAARRAVSSLPGISGVRNLITLKASTSISPADIKLKITAALARHAPGFAQHVEVGIDDGQVTLTGEVLTPAERRSAEQTAWFAPGVTSVDNQVKLSG from the coding sequence ATGACACAGATCCAGCACAGGCCTGATCACCAGCTCAAGACCGCGGTGACCGATGAGCTCGCCTGGACTCCCAGCGTCAACGCCGAAGAGATCGGCGTGGCCGTCACCGACGGCGTCGCGACCCTCTCGGGACACGTCGGCACGTACCCGGAGAAGGAAGAGGCCCTGCGCGCGGCCACCCGCGTCCACGGCGTGACCACGACCGCGGACAAGATCCAGGTGCGCCACGGCACGGACATCCCGGAGGACGCGGACCTCGCCCGGGAGGCCATGATCGTGTTCGACCGCCGCACCGTCGTCGTGCCGAAGGAATCGGTGCAGGTCGAGGTGCGCGACCAGGTCATCACCCTGCGCGGCTCGGTCGACTGGCAGTACCAGCGCGAAGCCGCCCGCCGCGCGGTCTCCTCGCTCCCCGGGATCAGCGGGGTGCGGAACCTGATCACCCTGAAGGCGTCGACGTCGATCTCGCCGGCCGACATCAAGCTGAAGATCACCGCGGCGCTGGCCCGCCACGCGCCGGGCTTCGCGCAGCACGTCGAGGTCGGCATCGACGACGGCCAGGTCACCCTGACCGGCGAGGTGCTCACCCCCGCCGAACGCCGGTCGGCCGAGCAGACCGCCTGGTTCGCCCCCGGCGTCACGTCGGTCGACAACCAGGTGAAGCTCTCGGGCTAG
- a CDS encoding response regulator transcription factor — MDDRTRHDRPVITVFLVDDHELVRRGVAELVDDEPDLTVVGQASSVAEALARIPALRPDVAVLDVRLPDGNGVELCRDLRTALPGLRCLMLTSFTDADSMVDAVLAGAEGYVIKDVKGLQLVDAIRRVGSGETLLDGRAVAALVAELRATTGKPGPLAGLSEQELVLLDLLGESLTNRQIAERMFLAEKTVKNYVSRLLAKLGLERRSQAAVLVTGLHGAQRRPGG; from the coding sequence GTGGATGACCGCACTCGGCACGACCGGCCCGTCATCACCGTCTTCCTGGTCGACGACCACGAGCTCGTGCGGCGCGGCGTCGCCGAGCTCGTCGACGACGAACCGGACCTCACCGTCGTGGGGCAGGCCTCTTCCGTCGCCGAAGCGCTGGCCAGGATCCCCGCGCTGCGCCCGGACGTGGCGGTGCTCGACGTCCGGCTGCCCGACGGCAACGGCGTCGAGCTCTGCCGGGACCTGCGCACGGCGCTGCCCGGCCTGCGGTGCCTGATGCTGACTTCCTTCACCGACGCGGATTCCATGGTCGACGCGGTCCTCGCCGGGGCCGAGGGGTACGTGATCAAGGACGTGAAGGGGCTGCAGCTGGTCGACGCCATCCGCCGGGTCGGGTCGGGCGAGACGCTGCTGGACGGCCGGGCGGTCGCCGCGCTCGTCGCCGAACTGCGGGCCACGACCGGGAAACCGGGCCCGCTGGCCGGGTTGAGCGAGCAGGAACTCGTCCTGCTGGACCTGCTCGGGGAGAGCCTGACCAACCGGCAGATCGCCGAGCGGATGTTCCTGGCGGAGAAGACCGTCAAGAACTACGTGTCCCGGCTGCTGGCGAAACTGGGGCTGGAGCGGCGGTCCCAGGCCGCGGTGCTCGTCACCGGGCTTCACGGCGCGCAGCGCCGTCCGGGCGGCTAG